Proteins encoded by one window of Blautia luti:
- the plsX gene encoding phosphate acyltransferase PlsX translates to MAEQVRVVVDAMGGDNAPAEPVKAAVEAVTERQDIKVILTGKQEVIDKELAKYSGYPKNQIQVVNASQVIETAEPPVFAIRKKKDSSIVVGLNMVKKQEADAFVSSGSTGAVLVGGQVLVGRSKGVERPPLAPLIPTTKGVSLLIDCGANVDARPSHLVQFAKMGSIYMENVVGIKNPRVAIVNNGAEEEKGNALVKETFPLLKECKSINFIGSIEARDIPAGYADVVVCEAFVGNVILKLYEGVGSALVQKIKEGMMTSTRSKIGALLVKPALKETLKSFDATEYGGAPLLGLKGLVVKTHGSAKAIEIKHGIFQCVQFKQEKINEKIAERILEDQEVLKSGAE, encoded by the coding sequence ATGGCAGAACAGGTCAGAGTTGTAGTGGACGCAATGGGCGGGGATAATGCCCCGGCAGAACCTGTCAAGGCTGCAGTGGAAGCTGTAACAGAGAGACAGGACATAAAAGTAATTCTTACAGGAAAACAGGAAGTGATAGATAAGGAACTGGCGAAATACTCCGGATATCCGAAGAACCAGATCCAGGTTGTCAATGCATCCCAGGTGATCGAGACAGCAGAACCCCCTGTTTTTGCGATCCGTAAGAAAAAAGATTCATCAATCGTAGTAGGTTTGAATATGGTTAAGAAACAGGAGGCAGATGCCTTTGTTTCATCAGGAAGTACAGGAGCTGTTCTTGTTGGCGGACAGGTACTGGTAGGCAGAAGTAAAGGTGTGGAGAGGCCGCCTCTTGCACCGTTGATCCCTACCACGAAGGGTGTTTCCCTTCTGATCGACTGTGGTGCCAATGTGGATGCACGTCCATCACATCTGGTACAGTTTGCGAAGATGGGTTCTATTTATATGGAGAATGTAGTCGGCATTAAGAATCCAAGAGTTGCCATTGTAAATAACGGGGCGGAAGAGGAGAAGGGAAATGCACTTGTAAAAGAAACTTTCCCCCTTCTGAAAGAATGCAAAAGCATTAATTTCATCGGAAGTATAGAAGCCAGAGATATCCCGGCAGGATATGCGGATGTGGTCGTATGCGAAGCATTTGTGGGAAATGTGATTCTTAAATTATATGAGGGAGTTGGTTCTGCCCTGGTTCAGAAGATCAAAGAAGGAATGATGACCAGCACAAGAAGTAAGATCGGTGCACTTCTGGTAAAGCCTGCACTGAAAGAAACTCTGAAATCCTTTGATGCAACGGAATATGGCGGAGCACCGCTTCTGGGGCTTAAAGGACTTGTGGTAAAGACGCATGGAAGTGCCAAAGCCATTGAAATCAAACATGGTATTTTCCAGTGTGTACAGTTTAAACAGGAGAAGATCAACGAGAAGATCGCAGAGCGTATCCTGGAGGATCAGGAAGTACTGAAGTCCGGAGCAGAATAG
- a CDS encoding YceD family protein, with amino-acid sequence MQIHLSDISSSEGMRIQKTVEFGMDAITFQSGTFPVIAKEPIELTIVNTGDRNLEVTGTGKITVGIPCDRCLEEVSVEIPLEIERKLDMKLTDEDRVNDLDESSYLTGMDLDVDQLVYLEVLMSWPLKVLCREDCKGICSQCGKNLNDGPCGCVEEPKDPRMAAISDIFSKFKEV; translated from the coding sequence ATGCAGATACATTTATCAGATATTTCATCCAGTGAAGGGATGCGTATTCAGAAAACTGTAGAGTTTGGAATGGATGCAATCACCTTTCAGTCAGGAACTTTTCCGGTAATTGCGAAGGAGCCGATAGAGCTTACTATTGTAAATACAGGTGACAGAAATCTTGAGGTTACAGGAACAGGTAAAATTACCGTTGGTATTCCCTGCGACAGATGCCTGGAAGAGGTTTCCGTTGAGATTCCTTTAGAAATCGAGCGAAAACTTGATATGAAGCTTACGGATGAAGACCGTGTGAATGATCTGGATGAGAGTTCTTATCTCACAGGTATGGACCTGGATGTGGACCAGCTGGTCTATCTTGAGGTACTGATGAGCTGGCCCTTGAAGGTTTTATGTAGAGAAGACTGCAAAGGAATCTGTAGCCAGTGTGGGAAAAACCTCAATGACGGTCCTTGTGGATGCGTCGAGGAACCTAAGGATCCCCGTATGGCAGCTATCAGTGATATATTTAGTAAATTTAAGGAGGTGTAA
- a CDS encoding ABC-F family ATP-binding cassette domain-containing protein translates to MNILNIEHVSKVFGEKVVLDDVSYGVHQGDKIGIIGINGTGKSTILKIIGGLEDPDEGQVITQNGLRITYLPQMPEFPQGASILDYVAEGKWQKDWSTESEARNVLNKLGIMDHEEKIDHLSGGQKKRVALARTLVNPCDVLLLDEPTNHLDNEMVTWLEDFLRSFKGVVIMVTHDRYFLDRVTNKILEISHGSLYAYEANYSKFLELKAEREEMELASERKRQSVLRMELEWAKRGCRARSTKQRARLERLEELKNGKAPVRDVNVELDSVETRMGKKTIELHHISKNFGDKVILDDFNYIVLRNQRLGIIGPNGCGKSTLIRIIDGMVQPDAGEVEIGETIRIGYFAQEVPDMDTNQRVIDYIRDVAEYIPTRDGKISASMMLERFLFDSAMQYAPIAKLSGGEKRRLYLLKVLMEAPNVLLLDEPSNDLDIPTLTILEDYLDSFAGIVIAVSHDRYFLDNIVDRIFAFEGNGHLTQYEGGYTDYTEALARKGGAVSEGQTTVTGGEKKKSAQADWKQNRPQKLKFTYKEQREFETIDDDIAALEELLEKLDKDMETNATNSVKLREIMEQKEKARADLDEKMDRWVYLNDLAERIEAQKSEK, encoded by the coding sequence ATGAATATTCTGAATATAGAGCATGTTTCCAAGGTGTTTGGTGAAAAGGTGGTTCTGGATGATGTTTCCTATGGGGTGCATCAGGGGGATAAGATTGGGATTATCGGGATTAACGGAACCGGGAAGTCTACAATTCTGAAGATCATCGGTGGTCTGGAGGATCCGGATGAAGGGCAGGTAATCACACAGAATGGTCTCAGGATTACGTATCTGCCGCAGATGCCGGAGTTTCCGCAGGGGGCTTCTATCCTGGATTATGTGGCTGAGGGTAAGTGGCAGAAGGACTGGAGCACAGAGAGTGAGGCCAGGAATGTACTGAATAAGCTTGGAATTATGGATCACGAGGAGAAGATTGATCATTTGTCCGGAGGGCAGAAGAAGAGGGTGGCACTGGCCAGGACATTGGTGAATCCCTGTGATGTGCTGCTTCTGGACGAGCCTACCAACCATCTGGACAATGAGATGGTGACCTGGCTGGAGGATTTTCTGAGAAGTTTTAAAGGTGTTGTGATCATGGTTACCCATGACAGATATTTCCTTGACAGGGTTACCAATAAGATTCTGGAGATCTCCCATGGCAGTCTTTATGCTTATGAGGCCAATTACTCGAAGTTTCTGGAGCTGAAGGCAGAGCGTGAGGAGATGGAGCTTGCCAGTGAGAGGAAGCGGCAAAGTGTGCTTCGTATGGAACTGGAATGGGCAAAGCGTGGATGCAGGGCAAGAAGTACCAAGCAACGGGCACGTCTGGAACGTCTGGAGGAGCTGAAGAATGGAAAGGCTCCGGTACGGGATGTGAATGTGGAACTGGATTCTGTTGAGACACGTATGGGAAAGAAGACAATTGAACTTCATCATATCAGCAAGAACTTTGGAGATAAGGTAATCCTGGATGACTTTAATTATATTGTGCTGAGAAATCAGAGACTTGGGATCATTGGCCCGAATGGATGCGGAAAGTCAACTCTGATCAGGATCATCGATGGAATGGTGCAGCCGGATGCCGGTGAGGTAGAAATCGGTGAGACGATCCGCATTGGATATTTTGCACAGGAAGTGCCGGATATGGATACGAATCAGCGTGTGATCGACTATATCCGTGATGTGGCGGAGTATATTCCTACCAGGGATGGAAAGATTTCTGCCAGCATGATGTTGGAACGTTTTTTGTTTGACTCTGCTATGCAGTATGCACCCATTGCCAAGTTATCTGGTGGAGAAAAGAGGCGTCTGTATCTGTTGAAGGTTCTGATGGAGGCACCGAATGTGCTGCTTTTGGATGAGCCAAGTAATGATCTGGATATTCCTACACTGACCATTCTGGAGGATTATCTGGATTCTTTTGCGGGAATTGTGATTGCAGTGTCTCATGACAGGTATTTTCTGGATAATATTGTGGACCGGATTTTTGCTTTTGAAGGGAATGGACATCTGACTCAGTATGAAGGCGGATATACGGATTATACAGAGGCGCTGGCGAGAAAAGGCGGGGCAGTATCGGAAGGACAGACTACTGTTACCGGTGGAGAAAAGAAGAAGTCGGCCCAGGCAGACTGGAAACAGAACCGTCCCCAGAAGCTAAAATTTACCTATAAAGAGCAGAGGGAATTTGAAACTATCGATGATGATATTGCAGCGCTGGAGGAACTGCTGGAGAAGCTGGATAAGGATATGGAGACCAATGCCACCAATTCTGTGAAGCTTCGTGAGATCATGGAGCAGAAGGAGAAGGCACGGGCAGATCTGGATGAGAAGATGGACAGGTGGGTTTATCTGAATGATCTGGCAGAGAGAATTGAGGCACAAAAAAGTGAAAAGTGA
- the rnc gene encoding ribonuclease III encodes MNRKTEELEEIIGYHFKNKHYLTQALTHSSYANEKKLGKLGSNERLEFLGDAVLELISSDFLYARFSQVPEGELTKKRASLVCEPSLAYCAREFGLPQFLLLGRGEDMTGGRNRDSIVSDATEALLGAIYLDGGFASAKEFVLNFILNDMEHKQLFYDSKTILQEIVQENGTQPVEYVLIGEEGPDHNKNFTVEARVNGKIMGQGSGHTKKAAEQAAAYQAIRTIKK; translated from the coding sequence ATGAATAGAAAGACAGAAGAATTAGAAGAAATCATAGGATATCATTTTAAAAATAAACATTATCTTACACAGGCACTGACACACAGTTCCTATGCAAATGAGAAAAAGCTGGGCAAACTTGGAAGCAACGAGAGACTGGAGTTTCTGGGAGATGCAGTGCTGGAGCTGATCAGCAGCGATTTTCTGTACGCGAGGTTTTCACAGGTGCCGGAAGGAGAACTGACGAAAAAGAGAGCCAGCCTGGTATGCGAGCCAAGCCTTGCTTACTGTGCCAGAGAATTCGGGCTTCCGCAGTTTCTGCTCCTTGGCAGAGGGGAAGATATGACAGGCGGAAGAAACAGGGATTCTATTGTTTCAGATGCAACAGAGGCATTGCTTGGAGCCATTTATCTGGATGGTGGTTTTGCTAGTGCAAAGGAGTTTGTGCTGAATTTTATCCTGAATGATATGGAGCACAAACAGCTCTTTTATGATAGCAAGACCATCTTGCAGGAGATTGTGCAGGAAAATGGTACACAGCCTGTAGAGTATGTTCTGATCGGAGAAGAAGGACCGGATCATAACAAGAACTTTACAGTAGAGGCAAGAGTTAACGGAAAGATCATGGGTCAGGGAAGCGGCCATACCAAGAAAGCCGCGGAACAGGCGGCAGCATATCAGGCCATCCGTACTATCAAAAAATAG
- a CDS encoding LytR/AlgR family response regulator transcription factor: MNIAILDDSKEDLRQIKSVVSSYYESRNTSADICLYSSAESFFAKYSPGFYDLIIMDIYMDTMTGMDAARKLRDAKDTAALIFITSSDAYAVESYDVQASYYLLKPFNPEKLCRILSTIQLRQSQNSRYIELISDRTPVKIPVRSILYVDTYRNAIQVHTTDAGIIRSYMTFQKFEEILDGMKCFLSCYRGCIVNMDHIEEVTEEGFLMDSRELVTVRKRGSNAIKKAYLEYLFSSDSDK; the protein is encoded by the coding sequence TTGAATATTGCAATCCTTGATGATTCAAAAGAAGATCTGCGGCAGATAAAATCTGTTGTCTCTTCTTACTATGAATCCCGGAACACATCCGCAGACATCTGTCTGTATTCCAGTGCAGAGTCCTTTTTCGCAAAATATTCTCCAGGCTTTTATGACCTGATCATTATGGACATTTACATGGACACCATGACCGGTATGGATGCAGCCAGAAAATTGCGCGATGCAAAAGACACTGCCGCTCTGATCTTCATTACAAGCAGTGATGCCTATGCTGTGGAAAGCTACGATGTCCAGGCATCCTACTATCTGCTGAAACCCTTTAATCCGGAAAAATTGTGCCGTATCCTTTCCACAATCCAGCTCAGACAGTCACAGAATTCCAGATACATCGAACTGATTTCTGACCGAACTCCTGTAAAGATTCCTGTACGCAGCATTCTCTATGTAGATACTTACCGCAATGCCATTCAGGTACATACAACAGATGCCGGTATCATACGCTCTTACATGACTTTCCAGAAATTTGAGGAGATTCTTGACGGTATGAAATGCTTTCTTTCCTGCTACAGGGGCTGTATCGTAAATATGGATCATATCGAGGAGGTCACCGAGGAAGGATTTCTCATGGACAGCCGGGAACTTGTCACTGTACGCAAACGCGGCTCCAATGCCATAAAAAAAGCATATCTGGAATACTTATTTTCATCAGATTCCGATAAATAA
- a CDS encoding acetate/propionate family kinase produces MNVLVINCGSSSLKYQLINSDSEAVLAKGLCERIGIDGRLVYQKAGCDKEITEAAMPTHKEAIQMVLDALTNDKTGAIGSLKEVNAVGHRVVHGGEKFAKSVVITDEVIAAVEECNDLAPLHNPANLIGIRVCSELMPGVPQVAVFDTAFHQTMPAKAYLYGLPIEYYKNYKVRRYGFHGTSHSFVSKRAVEFLGLDKDNSKVIVCHLGNGSSISAVVNGKCVDTTMGLTPLEGVVMGTRSGNIDPAIMEFIAKKENLDIAGMMNVLNKKSGLLGLSGGLSSDFRDLNDAAQSGNEDAANAIDVLCYGIAKFVGGYVAAMNGVDAIVFTAGIGENAIPVREKVVSYLGYLGVTLDKEANGVRGEEIVISTPDSKVKVAVIPTNEELAICRETVALV; encoded by the coding sequence ATGAACGTATTAGTAATCAACTGTGGAAGTTCATCCCTGAAATATCAGCTGATCAACTCTGATTCAGAAGCAGTTCTTGCAAAAGGTCTCTGCGAGAGAATCGGTATTGACGGAAGATTAGTATACCAGAAAGCTGGCTGCGACAAAGAAATCACAGAAGCAGCTATGCCTACACATAAAGAAGCAATCCAGATGGTACTGGATGCCCTCACAAATGATAAAACAGGCGCAATCGGAAGCCTGAAAGAAGTAAACGCTGTTGGACATCGTGTTGTACATGGTGGTGAGAAATTTGCAAAATCTGTAGTGATCACAGATGAAGTGATCGCAGCAGTAGAAGAGTGCAATGACCTTGCACCACTTCACAACCCTGCAAACCTGATCGGTATCCGTGTATGCTCCGAACTTATGCCAGGTGTACCTCAGGTAGCAGTATTCGATACAGCTTTCCATCAGACAATGCCTGCAAAAGCATATCTCTATGGCCTTCCGATCGAATATTACAAGAACTACAAAGTAAGAAGATATGGTTTCCACGGAACATCCCACAGCTTCGTTTCCAAACGCGCTGTTGAATTTCTTGGCCTTGACAAAGATAACTCCAAAGTTATCGTCTGCCACCTTGGAAACGGTTCTTCCATCAGTGCTGTTGTAAACGGCAAATGTGTAGATACAACAATGGGTCTTACTCCACTTGAAGGTGTTGTTATGGGAACACGTTCCGGTAACATTGACCCGGCTATCATGGAGTTCATCGCTAAGAAAGAGAACCTTGACATCGCTGGTATGATGAATGTTCTCAACAAGAAATCCGGTCTTCTTGGATTATCCGGCGGATTATCCAGTGACTTCCGTGACCTGAACGATGCAGCTCAGAGCGGAAACGAAGATGCAGCTAATGCGATCGATGTTCTCTGCTATGGTATCGCTAAATTCGTTGGCGGATATGTTGCAGCTATGAACGGTGTAGATGCCATCGTATTTACAGCAGGTATCGGTGAGAACGCTATTCCTGTACGTGAGAAAGTTGTAAGCTATCTTGGCTATCTTGGAGTTACACTTGACAAAGAAGCGAACGGAGTTCGTGGAGAAGAAATCGTAATCTCTACACCGGATTCCAAAGTGAAAGTTGCTGTAATTCCTACAAACGAAGAACTTGCAATCTGCAGAGAGACTGTAGCTCTGGTTTAA
- the rpmF gene encoding 50S ribosomal protein L32 — MSICPKNKSSKARRDKRRANWKMSAPNLVKCSKCGALMMPHRVCKACGSYNKKEIIKVED; from the coding sequence ATGTCCATCTGTCCGAAGAATAAATCTTCCAAAGCAAGACGCGATAAGAGAAGAGCAAACTGGAAAATGAGCGCTCCGAACCTTGTAAAATGCAGCAAATGTGGAGCTCTTATGATGCCGCACAGAGTATGCAAAGCTTGCGGAAGCTACAACAAAAAGGAAATCATTAAAGTTGAAGACTAA
- a CDS encoding sensor histidine kinase, whose protein sequence is MKKNRKYSLILVAAVFALSMGVFFLLYCFDNKYTAKGDRAIQGILYIQEDSVHYLTGEWEYYPDLLLTPRELEEHKEEYYSRYISIGEYGGMDLGDEDKSPFGSGTYRLTLVLPEKEKRYAIGLVEVFSSYNLYVNGNLIGQVGNPDPENYKEQIQNRVFTFEGKGTVEMMISVTDWHSVSSGIQFVPVFGSPLQVNLIRGLSIVGDAVYLALTFFVFLFAVYMFVRTKKTELCFFALLCVCVIGYSFYPVLHAFVPVKVQPSYGLETLFYYLMFACVVAVQQKILCDEGRFPEILAVILAAAGVLIFTAELFCSGIQSAGGLYLISGITEIMKWFSAAYLMFRSVKDIQQKYNSVLLVGITAYASSLAADRIWKAYEPIVGGWFTEFGSAVLVFCVGLTLWIELANAYRFQLTYGEYSRQMEQKILMQKQHYEELTQKMDEISKMRHDMRHHLRTVMAYAQQEKYEELMKYLQEYASVMTKEEKTVCYCRNMAVDAVIHFYAGELKQRGILLEHDMMLPKNISISDTDLCKIYGNLLENAVDAVAEQSREKNPYVKILTKIKNKKLLIEISNTYTNKIQRKEDRFYSTKHEGFGIGTASVSEVVQKAGGYVTFCTEDGVFKVNIFLPVKTAAEV, encoded by the coding sequence ATGAAGAAAAACCGGAAATATTCATTGATACTTGTAGCAGCTGTGTTTGCCTTGTCCATGGGTGTGTTCTTTTTGCTTTACTGCTTTGACAATAAGTATACGGCAAAAGGTGACCGTGCAATACAGGGGATTCTTTATATACAGGAGGATTCTGTACATTATCTGACAGGAGAATGGGAATATTATCCTGATCTGCTGCTGACACCCCGGGAGCTTGAGGAACATAAAGAAGAGTACTACAGCCGTTATATTTCCATAGGAGAATATGGTGGCATGGATCTTGGAGATGAGGATAAATCTCCTTTTGGAAGCGGAACATATCGGCTGACACTGGTGCTTCCTGAGAAGGAAAAACGATATGCAATAGGTCTTGTTGAAGTATTTTCTTCTTATAATCTGTATGTAAACGGAAATCTGATCGGACAGGTGGGAAATCCGGATCCGGAGAATTATAAGGAACAGATACAGAACAGAGTTTTTACATTTGAGGGAAAAGGAACTGTGGAGATGATGATCTCTGTGACAGACTGGCATTCAGTATCCTCCGGCATTCAGTTTGTACCGGTATTTGGCTCTCCTTTGCAGGTGAATCTGATCAGAGGTCTGTCGATTGTGGGTGATGCAGTATATCTGGCGCTTACATTTTTTGTTTTTCTTTTTGCAGTTTATATGTTTGTGCGTACAAAAAAGACGGAGCTTTGCTTTTTTGCCCTGCTTTGCGTCTGTGTTATAGGATATAGTTTCTATCCTGTCCTTCACGCATTTGTCCCTGTAAAAGTGCAGCCCAGTTATGGACTGGAAACTTTATTTTATTATCTGATGTTTGCATGTGTTGTGGCTGTGCAGCAGAAAATCCTTTGTGATGAAGGACGTTTTCCGGAAATTCTGGCAGTTATCCTTGCGGCGGCAGGTGTTTTGATTTTTACGGCAGAATTGTTCTGTTCCGGGATTCAGTCTGCAGGCGGTCTTTATCTGATTTCAGGGATTACGGAAATTATGAAATGGTTTTCGGCAGCTTATCTGATGTTCAGAAGTGTGAAGGATATACAGCAGAAATACAACAGTGTTCTTCTGGTGGGAATTACTGCCTATGCTTCATCTCTGGCAGCAGACAGAATATGGAAAGCCTATGAGCCGATCGTAGGAGGATGGTTTACGGAATTTGGATCTGCAGTGCTTGTTTTCTGTGTGGGTCTGACTTTGTGGATAGAGCTTGCCAATGCCTACAGATTCCAGTTAACCTATGGGGAATACAGCCGTCAGATGGAGCAGAAGATTCTGATGCAGAAACAGCATTACGAAGAGCTTACACAGAAGATGGATGAGATCAGCAAAATGCGCCATGATATGCGTCATCATCTCCGCACAGTCATGGCTTATGCACAGCAGGAAAAATATGAAGAACTGATGAAGTATCTGCAGGAGTATGCTTCTGTTATGACAAAAGAGGAAAAAACAGTCTGTTATTGCAGAAATATGGCAGTAGATGCGGTCATCCATTTCTATGCCGGTGAACTGAAGCAGAGAGGGATTTTGCTTGAACATGATATGATGCTTCCGAAAAATATCAGCATTTCAGATACTGATTTATGCAAGATTTACGGGAATCTTCTGGAGAATGCTGTGGATGCAGTGGCAGAACAGTCGCGGGAAAAGAATCCTTATGTAAAGATCCTTACAAAGATTAAGAATAAAAAACTGCTGATAGAAATTTCCAATACGTACACAAATAAAATACAGAGAAAAGAAGACAGATTTTATTCGACAAAACATGAAGGCTTTGGGATTGGGACTGCATCTGTGTCAGAGGTGGTACAGAAAGCAGGGGGTTATGTGACCTTCTGTACAGAAGATGGTGTATTTAAAGTTAATATTTTCCTGCCTGTAAAAACAGCAGCAGAAGTATAA
- a CDS encoding MATE family efflux transporter, giving the protein MRKKEKINQITEGVIWKQLLLFFFPIVFGTFFQQIYNTADTIVVGRFVGKQALAAVGGSASQIANLIVGFFVGLSSGAAVVISQFYGAKDKKNLSKALHTAFAFSIAAGIVLTVVGIFLTRPALLLMKTPADVVEDSAVYLHIYFGGMVFNLVYNMGAAILRAVGDSKRPLYVLIITCVLNIILDLLFVVAFGMGVTGVAVATVTSQVISALIVTVMLLKTREIYVLKINQIRFDRRMLFSVLRIGIPAGLESVMYNISNIVIQVFVNNLGTDTVAAWGTLGKIDALFWMVINAFAISITTFVGQNFGAGKYHRMRKSVSVCMVMSMVSSAVMIILMYSFAPWIYRLFTTDSAVIVHGVHMSRFLLPSYFIYVIIGILSGALRGTGKVLVPMLLTCGGVCSLRILWLFTAGQMYPGINTIMLSYPVSWSITAVLFVVYYFMKFPGKEKAEHFRRQKQ; this is encoded by the coding sequence ATGAGGAAAAAGGAGAAGATCAACCAGATCACAGAAGGTGTGATCTGGAAACAGTTGCTGTTATTTTTCTTTCCGATCGTATTCGGAACGTTTTTTCAGCAGATCTATAACACAGCAGATACCATCGTTGTAGGCCGTTTCGTAGGAAAACAGGCACTTGCAGCAGTTGGAGGTTCTGCCAGTCAGATCGCCAATCTGATCGTTGGCTTTTTTGTAGGGCTTTCCTCAGGGGCGGCAGTTGTGATCTCGCAGTTTTATGGGGCAAAAGATAAGAAGAATCTGAGTAAGGCACTGCATACAGCATTTGCATTCTCCATTGCAGCGGGAATTGTTCTTACTGTAGTGGGGATTTTTCTGACCAGACCTGCATTGCTGCTTATGAAGACACCTGCAGATGTAGTAGAGGACTCTGCAGTGTATCTTCATATTTATTTTGGCGGAATGGTTTTTAATCTGGTTTATAATATGGGAGCAGCCATCCTGCGTGCAGTAGGAGACTCCAAAAGACCACTGTATGTTCTGATCATTACCTGTGTGCTGAACATTATTCTTGATCTGCTGTTTGTGGTTGCGTTTGGCATGGGTGTGACAGGAGTAGCTGTTGCTACAGTTACTTCTCAGGTGATCAGTGCGCTGATCGTAACAGTAATGCTTCTGAAAACCAGAGAGATATATGTGCTGAAGATCAATCAGATCCGTTTTGACAGAAGAATGCTGTTTTCAGTTCTGAGAATCGGTATTCCGGCAGGTCTGGAATCTGTAATGTATAATATTTCCAATATTGTGATACAGGTATTTGTAAATAATCTGGGAACTGACACAGTGGCGGCATGGGGAACTCTTGGGAAAATCGATGCTCTTTTCTGGATGGTGATCAATGCGTTTGCAATTTCCATTACTACCTTTGTGGGACAGAATTTCGGAGCCGGCAAATATCACCGTATGCGAAAGAGTGTGAGTGTCTGCATGGTCATGAGTATGGTCAGTTCTGCGGTGATGATCATTTTGATGTATTCATTTGCTCCCTGGATTTATCGTCTGTTTACCACAGATAGCGCAGTGATCGTCCATGGTGTTCATATGAGTCGTTTTTTGCTGCCGTCCTATTTCATTTATGTAATCATAGGAATTTTGTCCGGGGCACTGAGGGGTACCGGAAAGGTTCTGGTGCCTATGCTCCTTACCTGTGGCGGTGTGTGTTCTTTGAGAATCCTGTGGCTTTTTACAGCCGGACAGATGTATCCGGGAATCAATACGATCATGCTCAGTTATCCGGTTTCATGGAGTATTACGGCGGTGCTGTTTGTTGTATACTATTTCATGAAATTCCCTGGAAAGGAAAAGGCAGAGCACTTCCGGAGACAGAAACAGTAA
- the acpP gene encoding acyl carrier protein, giving the protein MELEKIRAIIAEVLNIDADSITEDTTFVDDLGADSLDIFQIIMGIEEEYDIELDNESVEQIQTVGDAVEAIRTIK; this is encoded by the coding sequence ATGGAACTGGAGAAAATAAGAGCTATCATAGCAGAGGTTCTGAATATTGATGCAGATTCGATCACAGAAGACACTACATTTGTAGATGATCTTGGTGCAGACTCTCTTGATATTTTTCAGATTATTATGGGGATTGAAGAGGAGTATGACATTGAGCTGGATAATGAATCTGTCGAACAGATTCAGACAGTCGGTGATGCTGTTGAAGCAATTCGGACAATTAAATAA